The following proteins are co-located in the Triticum aestivum cultivar Chinese Spring chromosome 1A, IWGSC CS RefSeq v2.1, whole genome shotgun sequence genome:
- the LOC123069931 gene encoding protein transport protein Sec61 subunit gamma-like has translation MDVVDSMVDPLREFAKDSVRLVKRCHKPDRKEFTKVAARTAIGFVVMGFVGFFVKLIFIPINNIIVGSG, from the exons ATGGACGTCGTCGACTCCATGGTGGACCCCCTCCGCGAGTTCGCCAAGGACAGCGTCCGCCTCGTCAAGCGCTGCCACAAGCCCGACCGCAAGG AGTTCACCAAGGTGGCGGCGCGGACGGCGATCGGGTTCGTCGTCATGGGGTTCGTCGGCTTCTTCGTCAAGCTCATCTTCATCCCCATCAACAACATCATCGTCGGCTCCGGCTAG